CAATAATTTAAAATTAGCCCGAAAGGGCTTTTTTTATTAACAGCCCCTAAATCGGTTTTGGTTGGGTTTTTGACTGATAAGTGGTATGTTTAGAATTGAAATCATAAGCTGATTTGAATGGCGTACCGTATTCCTCTCTCTTTTCCTGTTTTTGAAGGCAATGAAAAACTATATTCAGAGCAAGCAATTAGCTCTGGACATTTAGCTACATATGGTGCTTTCATCGATAAGTTTGAGACCAAACTTGCCAAAAAAATCAAATCACATGAAGCTGTTGCTCTAAACTCCGGAACTTCGGCATTGCATTTGGCGATGGTTCTTTTAGGAATAGGTCCCGGAGATGAGGTGATTTGCCAATCTTTTACTTTTTGTGCATCTGCCAACCCCATTGTTTATTTAGGAGCCAAACCCATTTTTGTAGATAGTGAAACAGATACCTGGAACATTTCCCCAGAACTTCTTGAAGATGCGATCTTAAGTAGAATTGCTGTTGGTAAGAAACCCAAAGCCATTGTTCTTGTGCACTTATTTGGGATGCCTGCAAAAATTAAGGAGGTGATGGAGATTTCTCAAAAATATCAGATTCCTGTAATTGAGGATGCCGCGGAAGCTGTGGGAAGTAAAGTGGATGGGCAATCATGTGGCACATTTGGAACCATTGGTGTCTATTCTTTTAATGGTAACAAAATCATCACCTCGGGTGGTGGCGGTGCTTTACTTTCAAATGATACGGAAATAATCCAGCGAGCAATTCATTTATCTACCCAAGCGAGAGAAGATTTACCTTATTATCAGCATTTAGAAATAGGTTATAATTACAAAATGAATAACCTTTCTGCAGCGGTGGGATTAGCACAATTAGAACAATTGGATACCTTGGTAGAGAAAAGGAGAAAAATCAATGCTGCATATAGAGAAATTTTTTCCAGGTTTGACGGTTTTACTTTTCAAGAAGAATTGGAAGACTCCTGGTCAAACTACTGGTTAACCACCGTGTTGATCGATGAAGAGAAAGCAGGAATTAGCAATGATAAAATTCGGGTTCTTCTAATGAGAGAGGGAATTGAAACAAGGTTTCTTTGGAAGCCCCTTCATTTACAGCCTGTTTTCAGAGAAATGCCCTTTTATGGAGGCAATATTTCGGAGAAATTATTTAATTCGGGACTTTGTTTACCGAGTTCTGTCAATTTAGAGTATTCAGAGCTAGAGGAAATAGCTTACTTGATTGAAAAGGAAATTTCAAAAAGTTATCATTAAGTGACATATAGCAATTTTTGGAAAAGAGGATTAGACATTTTTATGTCTTGCACCATGTTACTAGTGCTTTCACCAGTATTTATTTTGTTGTGGGTTATTCTCAAATTTCACCATAAGGGCACAGCTTTTTTTGCACAAGCTAGACCAGGAATGAATGGAAAGGTTTTTTATATCCTGAAATTTAAGACCATGTCTGATGCTGTTGATGATCATGGTAACCTATTACCTGATGAACACAGGATAACTTGGATAGGAAAAGTTATCAGAAATACATCATTAGACGAGATTCCTCAATTGATTAATGTGATCAAAGGAGATATGAGTATGGTTGGACCAAGGCCTCTTTTAAGAGAATACCTCGTCTTGTATTCCAAGGAGCAAAGTAGGAGACATGATGTGAGGCCAGGAGTCACAGGTTGGGCTCAAATTAATGGTAGGAATGCGATTTCTTGGGAAAAGAAATTTAAATATGACCTCTGGTACGTAGATCACTATAATTTTTTACTGGATTGGAAAATTCTTTTTATCACCTTATTTAATGTCCTTTTAGGAAAAGGGATAACTCAACAAGGGCATGTGAGTTCGGGTAAATTCCAAGGAAAACAAGTGAAAGCTTAAATCCAGGAATAATAAAATTGAGGAAAAACCACCTTGATTTGATCTTGATAGCTTTCAGCAGGAATTGCCAATATTTGCAATAAATCCTAAACCCAATTTATTTTTAATTCTTTTTACTCAAAAAATGATGAACTGCATTTTTGATTTTATGAATAATGCAAAATAATATTGGAATAATTTGAAATTCAGATAAGGTTCTTTGGGAGAAACATAATAATCTTCGTAATTTGTGATATATTTGAGGATTAGTTTAAAAATGTTTGATTTTAACCGTTAGCCTTTGAACCAACCTTTACTATGAATTTTTTGACTCGGCTAAAAATCCTCCCTAGATGGATTATAGCCACTTTGGACTCTTTCATCTTGCTGCAATGTGCACTTTTTGGATATTTGGTGCGATTCAACTTTGAATTGTCTCTGATCGAACAAAATGATGCTTTTGCAGGATCCTTTACTTTTATGGTAGGAGGGCTCTTGGTAATGCAAAATACCAGGAGTTATGAAGGTATTGTTAGGCATACTGGGTTTAGAGATGGTTCCAATATTTTTAAAACGGTTATCATAAACTTTGTATTATTTCTCTTCTTGAATTTTTTTCATGGGAATTTCCTGAATGATAGATTTCTATTACCTACCTCCGTTCTGATCATCGCTAGTTTATCGGCCATGTTTATGCTGATCTTCTATAGACTATTGGTAAAGGAATTGTTCGTCTATCTGAAAAATGGAATTACGGAGCAAGAATTAAAGAATGGAATCATTTTCGGAGCTGGTGAGGCAGGGATCATTGCTCAAGAAGCCATCAAAAGGGATAGTAAAAGTCTTTTCAATACGGTTGCATTCTTAGATGATGATCCTAAAAAGGAAGGTAAAAACATAGATGGGAAAAGGATATTTCGCGGGTTGACTGATCTTGAAAGGTTAGTGAAACAGCATAATATAACTGAATTGATAATTGCTGTGAGGGATTTATCTATGCAGCGGAAAAATGAAATTATTGATGAATGCCTTCGCTTAAAGGTTTCTGTTTCTATAGTCCCACCAGTGGATCAGTGGATAAATGGTGGTTTAACTGCAGGTGCGATTCGTGAGATAAAAATTGAAGATTTATTAAGCCGAGAGCAAATCAAATTAGACAATCCACGAATTCAAGAGGATTTGATGGGGCAAGTGGTTTTGGTGACTGGCGCGGCTGGTTCCATAGGTTCAGAGCTTTGTCGACAAATATCCCATTACGATCCTAAATTGTTGATTCTTTTGGATATTGCGGAATCAGCTCTTTATGATGTAGAACAGGAGTTTAAAGAGAAATGGCCAGCTTGCCCAATTAAAATTATTTTGGGTGATGTGAGGAATAAAAAGAAAATGAAGGAAGTCTTCAGATCTTTTAAACCTCAGGTAGTATTCCATGCAGCTGCATACAAGCATGTGCCTATGATGGAGAATTATCCAGAGGAAGCTGTTCATGCTAATGTCATGGGAACAAAGATTCTTGCAGATCTTTCCGTATTAACGCAGGTAGACAAATTCGTTTTCGTTTCCACGGATAAAGCTGTTAACCCAACAAATGTGATGGGGGCTAGTAAGCGAACTGCAGAAATGTATGTTCAGGCGCTGAATGAATACCTAGAAAGAAATCATAAAAAGTACCATACCAAATTTATTACCACTCGATTTGGAAATGTCTTGGGATCAAATGGTTCAGTAATCCCATTGTTTAAAAAGCAGATACTTCATGGTGGTCCGATTACAGTGACCCATCCAGATATCACTCGATACTTTATGACGATTCCTGAAGCCTGCCAGCTGGTATTGGAGGCAGGTGTCATGGGTGAAGGTGGAGAGATTTATGTATTTGATATGGGTGAACCTGTAAAAATCTTAGATCTAGCGCAGAAGATGATTCAACTTTCAGGCAAGAAAGTAGATCAGGATATCAAAATTGTGTTTTCAGGATTAAGAGAGGGAGAGAAATTGTATGAGGAGTTATTGAATGACTTTGAAACAGTGAAAATCACGCACCATCCAAAAATAAAAATTGCTCAAGTAGCTCCGGTAGCTTATCATAAAATTGATGGCCAAATAGAATTCTTCTTGGAATTGATAGGTAAAAATTCTGAAAATGATTTGGTAGGCCATCTTAAAGTTATTGTTCCAGAATTTATTTCAAACTCCTCAAGGTTTGAGGTACTGGATAGATTGAATTAATTTTTTAGCCAGTAACCTACCTCGGGTAGGTAGGCCTTTAACTTTTTCATATTCAATAGGCATTTTCAACCTCGGAAATAGCGATTGTCTTTCTAATTTAATCCTTCGCCGAGGGAATTGGGTTTTATTCTTTTTAACATGGGTTTCGCCAAAGCTTCACCCATGGCTAATTAACTTTCGCCCCTTCAGGGATTGATATTTGTGCTGGATCTCCAGTAGCTGGGCTTTCCATCTCGACCTGGTCTGTGTCTTCACAGACCATTTATGATTTTTAAAAAAGTTCCTCGTTGTCCTGCTTCTCCAGAAGCTGGACTATCTATCGTTCATCGACATCTTGCTGGCGAAATGTTTTCGTATCCGAGAGACGATTTCGGGCCAGCGCTGGGGATTCATGTTCTTTTTGATACCTAGGGTTAAAACCCTAGGTTATTGAAATCTTTGACCCCTATGGGGTCTGTCCAAAAAACGTCACTTTGCCTGTGCGAGGGGCTGTCGCAGCCGCGGGGCAGGCTGTTGGCTTTATGCGGGAGAAGCTTTGCTGCGACAAAGGCTTTTGCCAACTT
Above is a window of Algoriphagus machipongonensis DNA encoding:
- a CDS encoding aminotransferase class I/II-fold pyridoxal phosphate-dependent enzyme yields the protein MAYRIPLSFPVFEGNEKLYSEQAISSGHLATYGAFIDKFETKLAKKIKSHEAVALNSGTSALHLAMVLLGIGPGDEVICQSFTFCASANPIVYLGAKPIFVDSETDTWNISPELLEDAILSRIAVGKKPKAIVLVHLFGMPAKIKEVMEISQKYQIPVIEDAAEAVGSKVDGQSCGTFGTIGVYSFNGNKIITSGGGGALLSNDTEIIQRAIHLSTQAREDLPYYQHLEIGYNYKMNNLSAAVGLAQLEQLDTLVEKRRKINAAYREIFSRFDGFTFQEELEDSWSNYWLTTVLIDEEKAGISNDKIRVLLMREGIETRFLWKPLHLQPVFREMPFYGGNISEKLFNSGLCLPSSVNLEYSELEEIAYLIEKEISKSYH
- a CDS encoding sugar transferase, which translates into the protein MLLVLSPVFILLWVILKFHHKGTAFFAQARPGMNGKVFYILKFKTMSDAVDDHGNLLPDEHRITWIGKVIRNTSLDEIPQLINVIKGDMSMVGPRPLLREYLVLYSKEQSRRHDVRPGVTGWAQINGRNAISWEKKFKYDLWYVDHYNFLLDWKILFITLFNVLLGKGITQQGHVSSGKFQGKQVKA
- a CDS encoding polysaccharide biosynthesis protein, coding for MNFLTRLKILPRWIIATLDSFILLQCALFGYLVRFNFELSLIEQNDAFAGSFTFMVGGLLVMQNTRSYEGIVRHTGFRDGSNIFKTVIINFVLFLFLNFFHGNFLNDRFLLPTSVLIIASLSAMFMLIFYRLLVKELFVYLKNGITEQELKNGIIFGAGEAGIIAQEAIKRDSKSLFNTVAFLDDDPKKEGKNIDGKRIFRGLTDLERLVKQHNITELIIAVRDLSMQRKNEIIDECLRLKVSVSIVPPVDQWINGGLTAGAIREIKIEDLLSREQIKLDNPRIQEDLMGQVVLVTGAAGSIGSELCRQISHYDPKLLILLDIAESALYDVEQEFKEKWPACPIKIILGDVRNKKKMKEVFRSFKPQVVFHAAAYKHVPMMENYPEEAVHANVMGTKILADLSVLTQVDKFVFVSTDKAVNPTNVMGASKRTAEMYVQALNEYLERNHKKYHTKFITTRFGNVLGSNGSVIPLFKKQILHGGPITVTHPDITRYFMTIPEACQLVLEAGVMGEGGEIYVFDMGEPVKILDLAQKMIQLSGKKVDQDIKIVFSGLREGEKLYEELLNDFETVKITHHPKIKIAQVAPVAYHKIDGQIEFFLELIGKNSENDLVGHLKVIVPEFISNSSRFEVLDRLN